CTCGCTCTCAGTTTGCGTTGTGCAAGTCTGCCAAGGCTAGTTCTAACATGGCAGCAAGATCCCGGCCTTGTGCTTGACAGCTCGTGCCGGTCTGGTTTTCCATGATAGATTGTGTTGGGAGCACCTCGAGGGTGTTGAGGTTTTGACCGTCAATGCTGATTGGTGTGGTGAATAATTCACGGTTGATGGCTGGAATGGTAGGGTTGGGCTGAGGGTTGGCGGGTCAACTTGCTTGATTTTCAACGCCATCGCCACTTCTGCTAGCCATGGTAGATTATAGGGAATGACTCTTAGTTCAAAAGCTTCCCACACAcgacgccaatgttaatgttcaGAATACCACCATATGATGTCGGCTTCCGATAACGTGGACGAGGGTCCAATCCTCCGATATGTAGAGAGTTTGTGAAATCCCGCTaatctgtcaagagaaatacaacggCATCAAGATGGGAGATCGTGGTTGGTGGTCTTCGTTCCTCCGATGCTAAGTTAGACAATGTAGCGGTATATAGCTATTAAATGCgtaatgaatgaagagagagaagtggacATTTTATAGGTAAAATAGTGAGTTACCTCagtcttgttttcgatgtgggactgatatgcttcagtttgcTGAATTTTGGTCCTTTCTGCAGAGACGACTTTGGGTGGCGCGTGTCGGCGCGTCGAGGCATATTTCAGCCTGAAGTTGGCTTGCCGGTGAAGGTTGTCTTGCTGTGTTTCCAGGGGTCACACCGTTGAAGTCATTCCGACAAGGTGACATGGTTAAGTATGAGTGCTGATTATGGCCAACAGATGTCATGTATGTACATCTAGTTCAATACTTTAACaattagcaatttggaagaaaattttcataagtgaactactcatgcatacataaacatctaatgGTTAATTTTCCGTAATGTAATCTAAAAGTGGGGTCTCCCAAACCGTTGATTAAAAAATTTTCAACCagtcctcattttagtgatacttaTTATAAGAATTTCTCAATATTATATAGTAAGTTGTAGTAATTTTAAGTGAAATAATAAATATTGAATCACTGACAATTTCTTAAAATTTACTTTAAACATCTTTTTCATTAACCAATTTATACTTTCTTTGTGCATACCATACATTGCACATTGAATAACACGAATAACTAAGAAACACAGAGGACGTATGAGGTACAAAATTTTCACCATCTTCATCGTCTTTCTATGTAGAGCTCTTGAGTGTGTCATTAAGAATTCATTAAACCAACTTTGCTGATAGATGAATGAGGGTACACGGACAACGTCCCTACAGTTATGCGAACAATGCCTttcacaaaataattaaaaaggacAAATAAAAGGGGCGTAAAGAATTTCATGACTTTGGTGAAATGACCAATAGcttaaaaaaaatctttgccTAACAGTAGAATTAGATGCCTTCCAAGCTTTTTGTCAAGCATGTGCTTTCAACAACAATTGCCAATACGTATCAAGGAACTTTGCATAAAATTGGGTCACTAGCATGATCTATATCAATAGAGGCTCCATTAGAGGTTTGCAGCGAGCAGAGTGGAGGTTCATCGAGTATGTAACAGCCACtgatacaagtgaacaaaatgCCGGAACAAGACCCAACCCGAATCTCGTAACTGATATGTAGACATGATTAGAATGGATATTCTGTATGACTGAATCACCTGCATTGTGGTTGGAACGACAGATGTCATGATTAACTCACACGGACTGGCGAGTGAGATATATGCAATTATGagttgtccttttttttttttttttcttccctgaTCTGGCCGAAATTTCTCATAATGCCCATTTAACTTGGGTACTTATCAATAACTGAAGGGTAATATAGTAGATAtctatataaaaaatatatatatatatatatttatatatatatatatataaattataaaaaaataaaaataaaaataaaaacctccCACTTTTTTCTATGGAATACTTCCCATTTTTTCTGCAGATAACTTTCCCACTGCCTCTCAACTTACcactattttttgttttcaagaaaaaaaatattgatgaaCTATTCCGTAGTTTGTCATTCAATATTAACAGTTTAATATTATCAAATTATCACCACACCCATGGGTCATATCTTTTCATTCAATATTATCAATTTATCACCACCTACTTCATGACATCAACTCATGTAATCCAATTACATTTCTCATGAACCCTTCCACAGTTTCAATACTCTTTGAGCACCCTACGTGAGGATTCAGAACCAGTAGTCCAAAAATCTAAAATCAGTTTTTAGTCGTGACAAATCTGACAAAGTAAATTTTCATAACCAATCATGAATTGGTCCAACTGGATTGTGACTGAAAACCCTAAACCAATACTGCCCTTGAGAGTTCTACAAAAATAGATGAGAACACTTGAATTTAATATAGGAAACGGTCCAGAAAATTGTAACTTACTTTGATACGACTGAAGAACAAATAAAGCAAGCCCACATGAGATTTTGTCCAAGAAGCTGAATGATCCACAAACAAATGCACAGCCATTGAGATCTGTATCAATTAAAACACTTTGCATGCTTACTCCGGTCACCTGTTGCATGGAAACATGATGTGACCTCAATTATCAGCAGTCATAAGCAAATATGGCTTAGCAATGAATATATCAAAACCATTAGAATGATCtctatcaaaaataaaaatccttAATTTTGATGATAGTATTGAGCTTCAGGCTCAGGTTGTAGATAAAAGTAGAGTGAACTTTTATTCCTGAAAGTTCACTTCAGTATAAATACATTGTTCCTATAGGTTTTGAGTCTAAACAAAACCGACACATCTATCATATTTTACATTTGAATATAATATGACAATCAGCTGGCAGAGATATATGATATGATTTAACCTTAACATGGGCAGTGTGTGCCTGTGTTTTTATAGTTGTTCCAAGTATTAAAAGCTGAACagagaataaaatgacttaaCTGATTATATTTCAGAATTTAGAgcattagagagagagagatggtttTAAAACTCGGTATTATTGCAAGTCATTATTTTCTTATCTAATGtacttttttaattatttatttccaAGTAAAAAAGGTATTATTCGAAATTTTGGTAGATGATGGGAAGATCATAGCACCAAATTCATATCATACCATCATTAAAGCATTTGCTATGCCAATAAATATAGATATAATGTACATGAAAGCACTCAAGCTTCTAGGTAAAAGCAGGATCCCTGCACCACAAAATATCCAAATAATAGCTCCAGCTGAGTAGTAGGTCTTCAAGAATCGGCCAGTCCATTGTATCTCCTAGAATATGAATACTTATCTGTTAAATTTAGACCAATAGACTAAAATGCAAACGAATCgcatataaaacaaaataaataaaaaggacaCTGATCGAGTTTTCTTAAGGACCTGCAATATCACAGATACGAGGAAGCTACTTATGTAGATGATCGCAGGAACCTACTCCCATCATTTAGACAAGTAGATAATCAGACTTCCATCTTTTGGAACATAAATAATTTCTACGATCAGAAGAAAGATGTTGAACTTTGCATGTACCAGAGCTTTAGCCGATTGTGCCATCTGCAGATCATCTATAACATAGAATGCAAGATATGcctgagaaaaacaaaaccatgTAGATGTAAGAactgaaaaacaaaaccaacttaTATTTTACTGGGATAATATTCCTACCAACGAGGGGTAAGTAGGAATCTATGGTTTGCTCCTATATGGTCTAAAGTTTGAATCCCCTCACAGCACCTACCTAGCTCTTTGCTAAAATTTCTCGTCTCCTAAAGATTGTAGGGCTCAGCACAAGAGGTCCCAATTTCGAGCCCCAGTCCACAAAGCAGGTTTGGAAAATTTCTGGgtataaaaagagaaaaaaaaatgttctcgtccgaaattaaaaagaaacacCACAAAGTGGTAGCGACTACGGAAAAGAGTCTGCTGACCTGTGAAACATTAACCACTAGTCTGGTCAGCACATAAACAAGAGCAACCTGATAATATAGCACTCTCTTGAACCAGTACGTCCATGGAATCCTTGAAGAATTACTTCCTTGTACACCTACCTTTAATCTGCATATGTAATAAAACTGATTGCTGAGATTTACTAACTGCCTATTTTGCAAATGGGGAAATGATAAATAAGATCATTTGTGTGCATAAACTTTTCCCATCTAACCAGGGGACCAAGCAATTTTTTTACCAATCAGACTTGACTGCAATGCAGTATAGCTGCAAGTGTAATTATTGATGCATTGTGGCATTGCAGTATATCATAATATTGACTTGCttgtactattttttttttttttttttggctcgtGTTACAAGCAAAAAGCTGTATGACATACATttagaaagaaattgaaaatctgaattttttttcaatacagTAAATTACTGCACTGCAATACATTTTTGAGTAAATTACATATAAGGCCGTATTCCTTATAAAGCCCACCATACTTTTTTTCTATCAATAAGGCCACCAAAATATTATAACTTCTATACTTACAAAAATACCGCCACATTTTTAATTGACAAAAATGCCACTATACCTGAAAAACAACTGCTAACTAACCAAAAAGCTACTGTAACTCTTCAGAAAAGCTACTGTAATTCtcaaaaagaatttttttaaaaaaaataaaaagttaagcGTCACTCTTCAGAAAAACTGCTCTCATTCATCCAAAAAGCTACTACCACTCTCCGGAAAAACTAGTACAATCTTTTGAAAAGTATAGCCTAAAAACCAAATGCTATAGCTAACTAACCAAAAGGCTACTACCGTTCTCCTGAAAAGCTAGTCattcacaaagaaaaaaaaaaattacttccACCTTTCGCAAAAGCTACTGGCATTTTCCAACAAGGTACTGCCCCAAACCGAAAAGTCACTACCAACAAACCGAAAAGCTTCTACCTACTAACCAAAACACTACTGCCACCAACCAAAAGGCAACTCCCATAAACCAAAAGTCACTTTCGGGCCAAACTCAATCCAGCCAGATATCTACTGTCCGATCACCTTCCAACAGCAGACCGGTACAACTCATCAGTGAGTCTACCCATGCCCACTGATTGTTAATCCAACAAGATGACCTTAAGCGTAAAAGACCCTTAAAATAAttataaaagaatttttttttttttttcaggttatTAAAGATGTAATACAGGAATATATATACCcaagataaaaaaaagataTGCTGACATGAATAACACCATATAGAAATTTCTGAGTTCTGGTACCAATCAATGTAAATATGGAAAGAACCGAAAGCAATACTAGAAAAGAGGGGTAAATTAGACAAACTGAAACAATTATTCTTAATTAAAATTATcgattaaattctgcttactgccttgtactttcaagggttcatcagtttattccctacacttctaatttaatcagaaaactCCTTGCACtatccaatttcatcaaatcgatccaattcGTCACTATTCTGTCAATTTTCGGTGTTAAAATACTGATGTGGGACCTTCTCACAGGGAAAATTCCTAAACTACACATCGTTAGGCAGCTCGCCGACGTGTTAGTGTTGTGAATGCAaatgggtagtttggaaatttttccCAAAAATTGACAGAGtggtgacggattggatcgatttgatgaaattagagtgcaaggacttttctgattaaattagaagtgcagggactgaactgataaacccttgaaagtacagggtagtaagcagaatttagtcctAAAATTATTTATACGTTCAAAGTCTGAAACTATCTCTCTATGCCAAAGAACTAACCCTCTACATTCTAATTCGAGTCAatgtaaattaaattaaatcaacAAATCCCTCATAACAAATCCTTCTGAAATTATATCAATGGTATATAAAATCAACATTTTGAAGAATATCATGAATGccaaatataaaattaaaaattaaaattaaaattaaaattaaaaaaataaataaataaataaatttaaaaatagcAAACCTTGGCTCTTTGGTGCCGAGTTGAAAGATACCAACAAAGCAGCATCCTATGAAGATTGACAAATATGCAATCCAGCGGTACTGCTCATTTGTTAAAGTGAAGTGACCAACATGCTTGAAGAGAGACTCTTAATGGGTAGATCAATGCTTAGAAGTTAGAATACCTGATTTTCAATATCGGCATGTGTTCTTGCTATCGTGACAGCAAAGATTATAAAAGCAACCGCATACAAGCTCAGGTTGGCAACCTTAAGTAGGTTTCAAAAAATTTGATTAATGCATGCAAACTAGAGAAACTGGCGAAGAAGTCACTTAAAAAGGAAGCTAACCATAGTAAAAGCATTCCGACAGCTAGCGAGCACCACTCTGCTTGTTGAATTCAGCGTAATGCAATTCAGCATAGACCTTCAATAGGACAATTAATTTTCTAAGTGATTAGATTTTACAAAAGGTCTATAGAACATGGCAAATCATTTTTAATTCATCTTACAGAATCCTTCCGTCCAATTAATGTAATCAACTCTTAAATATAAAGCCTCTTAAGTAAAAACTATTATAAAAGATGTAAATATGAACTGGAATTATCTATTGGAGGCAAGTGTTCGTGCCTATCAgctgaaacagaaaaaaaataaaaaaatacagTGGGCAGGTTTCCTGTCAATGACTACTGTTCTTGCCATAACAACTAGTTGAGTACTAGAGAATGAAGGGGGTGTTGAAAAATCCTGTGAAAATAATAGAGTAGATGGTAGGCAATTTTCTCTGACTCATCGGATCTAGTTTCATACCTGTAGTCAATATATTGTATTTCCATGTAATCTCTAATAGAAAGAATAAATCAGACAATTGATATGCTTCCTCTCATATTTTAGCACTTATCACCCCAACAATTTCGAAGTTTTAATGAGAAGTTGCGAAGAGATTCTGTTTTTCAGCAACATTCTCTTATCAATGGCGATACATTTTGCAGACATTTACTGTAACTTCAAGAAAGTACTTACATGTGTGAGACCTGGGTAGCTGCCCAACCCACATTAAAGATAGCAGCAAAAATGCTGTAACCAACAGTTCGCAATGCGGGTGAAGAGGTACCAAAAATTTTACACGGTACACAACCaccaaaaacagaagaaaatgaAACGGCAACCAAAATAGAGCCTGCACCATGCCACAATTTGAAATGTCCAAATCTGTCTATCTATCAAGTAAAGAAACAATCAGAATACTACTCCCAAAAAAGCTGGGTTGCAATTTtcaaaactgaaaagaaaacaGGACCCAACAATCTATAGGTAGTGGTATTTCTCATCTACAATGTTTGATGAAGACCCAACTTCTGACGCCCCTCTACAAGAATTAGagggaaaagaaaagggaagaaaaaaaagaaaaagagcaaTAGACAACAGGCATTTAAAAATGTTCATTAAATTGAAAAAGAGTAATAGACAACAGGCATTTAAAAATGTtcattaaattagatagtttcaaTCATCTCCAAGATAAATAAGTTGGATCTTAAAAGCCTAGAAACTTGAATCTTGGATACCCTTACCATAAAGCAAAGCAAACTAGGAACTGAACCCTTCCATCACTTCTTATCCCAGCAGGAaatgaacctttttttttttttttttccagcttgGAATGAATTGTTCAACCACCCCATCAATCAATCTCCTTTAATTTGCACTGTATTTGGCTTTCCTACGTTAACTGTGGTTTTATATCCCTCGTAGTCTAGGAACTAGCCCCATACTTGTATTATATAAGTTGCCTCATAGAGAAAAGAATACAGTTAGACACTGCAGCCAAAAGCCAAAAGTTTATAGGCTTTTGGAAGAGAATACTTGTATTATACATATTGCCTCATAGAGAAACTGACAATCTTAATGATATTAGGAGAGATCCTCCAGAGTTTCTGCATcatcctttctttttttcctagACACTGCAGCCAAAAGCCTCTTCTTGTCTTGGGATTAAAAAATCTTATAATTTTTAAGTACAGTTGCCAATAGAACTTCCTTCTAAGATTTTCATTATGCCGTCACACCAAAACAGCACCCCCACCACCAAGATCTCTCATCCCAGAACATTCCGCTTTCATTAACCCAGATTGGGCCGCCTCTCAGATTTAGCAGCCATTGATAGGGTCCATATTTGATAAATTATCTTCTTCTCTGGCAGCTGATGTCTTTTGTGTGCCTCACATCATTTATCTTGTCTCAGTGATGCGGAATTGTGATAACTTCCACTACTGATCTCACATCAAGTCAAGGTGTCTCTTATTAGCCAAAAGCTGTATCAGTTTGTGGATGCTGTATCCATTAGGCCTATCTTCTCCCAATTATGAGATTTTTCTTTGCACTGACAAGAATCTGGTCAGCATTCTCTCAGCACTTGAACAGAAGCTACACTAGCTTCCGTGGTTTGGTGCCAAACTTCAGCAGCTATCTGGTCAGTCATCCAACAGTTACTTCAAAAACTGCCAATTCATCCCATCTTCATTGTCAAATGAAAGAGCTCTATTGTGGGACCTGCACTTTTTTTGAGTACCTTTAAGAGGCCAAGGCACTGTCTGGCCAAATACTACAATTGGTGGACCAGTCTATAACACTGATGTTGTTAACTGTTAAAAGATACTCAATCTTCCTCAATCAATAGCCATTGATATGGCTATAATGCTGTGCATTAATCTAGGATTAGTTTTGATCTTGTTATAAATATAGATAGCTGTAGCTGTGCATCAATCTAGGATCAGTTTTGATATTGTTATAAATTTAGTTATTACAGCATTGCAAAACTAATGCTG
This portion of the Rosa chinensis cultivar Old Blush chromosome 1, RchiOBHm-V2, whole genome shotgun sequence genome encodes:
- the LOC112182444 gene encoding major facilitator superfamily domain-containing protein 12; its protein translation is MHNVTEDDDDDSVTKPLGRCSVMYYGVGHMLNDITASCWFTYLLLFLTDIGLSPRDAATVMLSGQIADGFATIFAGELIDRFGHFKLWHGAGSILVAVSFSSVFGGCVPCKIFGTSSPALRTVGYSIFAAIFNVGWAATQVSHMSMLNCITLNSTSRVVLASCRNAFTMVANLSLYAVAFIIFAVTIARTHADIENQYRWIAYLSIFIGCCFVGIFQLGTKEPRLKVGVQGSNSSRIPWTYWFKRVLYYQVALVYVLTRLVVNVSQAYLAFYVIDDLQMAQSAKALVPAIIYISSFLVSVILQEIQWTGRFLKTYYSAGAIIWIFCGAGILLLPRSLSAFMYIISIFIGIANALMMVTGVSMQSVLIDTDLNGCAFVCGSFSFLDKISCGLALFVLQSYQSDSVIQNIHSNHVYISVTRFGLGLVPAFCSLVSVAVTYSMNLHSARCKPLMEPLLI